A window from Nitrospira sp. ND1 encodes these proteins:
- a CDS encoding helix-turn-helix transcriptional regulator, which produces MERNLRLDWPRLVEEAVKRRKEQKLTQKTLAVLAGVSGPTVNAFEQQRTSITLESALKIFRCLGMA; this is translated from the coding sequence ATGGAACGGAACCTTCGCCTTGATTGGCCACGCCTTGTCGAAGAAGCCGTAAAGCGGCGCAAGGAACAGAAGTTGACGCAAAAGACATTGGCCGTCCTCGCGGGCGTCAGCGGGCCGACCGTGAATGCGTTCGAGCAGCAACGAACGAGCATCACGCTGGAATCGGCATTGAAGATTTTCAGATGTCTCGGAATGGCCTAG
- a CDS encoding IS3 family transposase (programmed frameshift), with product MSTKTRRSYTETFKEEAVRLVRESGHPVAQVARDLGIADHLLYRWRAEQQQAEERGQTRQSLQVEQAELAQLRRENAVLKQERDFLKRAAAFLREGVAMRYRVIQEHDRRYPIRLMCRALAVSPAGYYAWRGRPESRRAAANRTLLVTIRVLHQDSRQTYGSPSIWRALRKQGHQVGEHRVARLMRHDGLRAKTVKKWRATTYSSHGLPVAANTLDRQFRVPQPNQVWAGDITYVWTLEGWLYLAVLLDLYSRAVIGWAMGPRLTGELTEQALRMALATRQPSAGLLHHSDRGGQYAAGAYQQLLTTYGITASMSRTGNCWDNACVESFFGTLKRELVYHRHYATRAEAKQDIFEYIEVFYNRTRRHSTLGYDSPAEYEARAAVA from the exons ATGAGCACGAAGACACGACGGTCGTATACGGAGACGTTCAAGGAAGAAGCCGTGCGGTTAGTCCGGGAGTCAGGGCATCCCGTCGCCCAGGTGGCGCGGGATCTGGGGATTGCCGATCATCTCCTCTACCGATGGCGAGCGGAGCAGCAGCAGGCAGAAGAGCGTGGACAGACCCGACAATCTTTACAGGTCGAGCAGGCGGAACTGGCCCAGCTGCGGCGTGAAAATGCCGTGCTGAAGCAGGAGCGGGATTTTTTAAAGCGTGCGGCGGCGT TTCTTCGCGAAGGAGTCGCGATGAGATACCGAGTCATTCAGGAACACGACCGTCGCTATCCGATCCGCCTCATGTGCCGAGCACTGGCGGTTTCCCCTGCGGGGTATTATGCGTGGCGCGGACGTCCCGAGAGTCGGCGGGCCGCCGCCAATCGGACCCTCCTGGTCACCATCCGCGTGCTCCATCAGGACAGTCGCCAGACCTACGGCAGTCCGAGCATCTGGCGGGCGCTCCGCAAGCAGGGCCACCAGGTGGGAGAGCATCGCGTGGCGCGGCTGATGCGCCACGATGGCCTCCGGGCCAAGACCGTGAAGAAGTGGCGGGCCACGACGTACTCGTCGCACGGCTTGCCCGTGGCGGCAAACACGCTTGACCGCCAGTTCAGGGTGCCCCAGCCCAACCAGGTCTGGGCGGGCGATATCACCTACGTCTGGACGCTGGAGGGCTGGCTGTATCTGGCCGTGCTGCTGGATCTGTACTCGCGTGCCGTCATCGGCTGGGCGATGGGCCCGCGCTTGACCGGAGAGTTAACCGAACAGGCCCTCCGCATGGCGCTCGCCACGCGGCAGCCCTCAGCAGGACTCCTGCATCACTCCGATCGCGGGGGGCAATATGCGGCAGGGGCCTACCAGCAGTTGCTCACCACGTATGGCATCACGGCCAGCATGAGCCGCACCGGCAATTGCTGGGACAACGCCTGTGTCGAGAGCTTCTTCGGAACATTGAAGCGGGAACTCGTGTACCATCGGCACTATGCCACACGAGCGGAAGCGAAACAGGACATCTTCGAATACATCGAGGTGTTCTACAATCGGACGCGTCGGCACTCGACCCTCGGCTATGACTCCCCGGCCGAGTACGAAGCGAGGGCCGCAGTCGCGTAA
- the cas2 gene encoding CRISPR-associated endonuclease Cas2, with translation MNVLIAYDVATESTGGRRRLRKIAQACQDFGQRVQKSVFECAVTEMQFEELVRRLVEIIDEKEDSLRVYRLVEPKEKYVQVFGVDTSVDFDEPLVL, from the coding sequence ATGAATGTCTTGATCGCGTATGACGTGGCAACGGAATCAACAGGAGGGCGGCGGCGCTTACGCAAGATCGCGCAAGCCTGCCAGGATTTCGGGCAACGCGTACAGAAATCGGTGTTCGAATGCGCGGTCACTGAGATGCAATTTGAAGAACTTGTCCGGCGCCTTGTCGAGATCATTGATGAGAAGGAAGACAGTTTGCGGGTGTATCGATTGGTAGAGCCCAAAGAAAAGTATGTACAGGTGTTTGGTGTGGACACGTCAGTCGATTTTGACGAACCATTGGTTTTGTAA
- the cas1c gene encoding type I-C CRISPR-associated endonuclease Cas1c gives MHQLLNTLYLTTEGAYLRLDHDTLRVEVERETKLQVPIHHLGGIVCFGDVLVSPAALARCAQDGRFVVFLDRNGRFQARVEGPISGNVLLRCAQHAAIGNADKTLTIARHVVGGKIQNSRQIVLRAARDTDDPGDGETLRQTAESLANVLGRVPLAEDLDYLRGLEGEAARKYFATFDRMVREDRATFTLNGRNRRPPTDPVNALLSFLYALLMNDCVAALEGVGLDPQMGFLHALRPGRAALALDLMEELRSVFADRLALTLINRKQVAANQFHARPGGAVHLEDAARKEVIVAYQKRKQEEITHPVLDQKMPLGLIPHVQARLLARVLRGDLEAYPPFLYR, from the coding sequence ATGCACCAATTACTCAATACCCTCTATCTCACGACCGAAGGGGCCTATCTCCGGCTCGATCACGACACGCTCCGGGTCGAGGTCGAGCGGGAAACGAAGCTGCAAGTGCCGATCCATCACCTGGGTGGCATCGTCTGTTTTGGCGACGTGCTGGTGAGTCCGGCGGCGCTGGCGCGCTGCGCCCAAGATGGCCGATTCGTGGTGTTTCTCGATCGGAATGGACGCTTTCAAGCGCGCGTTGAAGGGCCGATCTCGGGCAACGTGTTATTGCGTTGCGCACAACATGCAGCCATCGGCAATGCCGACAAAACCCTGACAATCGCTCGGCATGTAGTGGGTGGGAAAATTCAGAATAGCCGTCAGATCGTTTTGCGTGCTGCGCGAGATACCGACGACCCAGGCGATGGCGAGACGTTGCGGCAGACAGCAGAGTCCCTGGCAAACGTATTGGGTCGCGTGCCGCTCGCGGAGGACCTGGACTACCTGAGAGGTTTGGAAGGCGAGGCCGCGAGAAAATACTTCGCCACGTTCGACCGTATGGTCCGTGAAGACCGCGCAACGTTTACGCTGAATGGTCGAAACCGGCGGCCTCCGACCGATCCGGTGAATGCACTCTTGTCGTTTCTCTATGCCTTGTTGATGAACGATTGCGTCGCAGCGCTGGAAGGCGTCGGCCTTGATCCACAGATGGGATTTCTGCATGCGTTGCGTCCAGGCCGAGCAGCCTTGGCGCTGGACCTCATGGAAGAGTTGCGGAGTGTCTTTGCCGATCGGCTCGCACTCACGTTGATCAACCGGAAACAGGTGGCCGCCAATCAGTTTCATGCGCGGCCGGGTGGGGCGGTGCATCTGGAAGATGCTGCCCGCAAAGAGGTCATCGTCGCCTATCAAAAACGTAAGCAGGAAGAGATTACCCACCCAGTCTTGGATCAAAAGATGCCGTTAGGTTTGATTCCACACGTGCAAGCACGGTTACTGGCCCGCGTGTTGCGCGGAGATCTGGAGGCCTATCCGCCGTTTTTGTACCGGTAG
- the cas4 gene encoding CRISPR-associated protein Cas4, translated as MPQDDADRELIPISALNHYAYCPRRCALIHVEQTYSENVYTMRGHDLHERTDREDESGWEEGVRVERALPLCSKRLGLIGKADVVEFHGETPYPVEYKSGSNRRYENDDLQLCAQALCLEEMLSSDVPRGAIFHHKSRRRREVIFTPALRIRVEEVVTAIRAMLGDKILPSPVNDQRCEHCSLNETCMPSVIGEQQRAAALVRTLFVISEPS; from the coding sequence ATGCCGCAGGATGATGCTGATCGGGAGTTGATTCCTATTTCCGCGCTGAATCACTACGCCTACTGCCCTCGGAGATGTGCGTTGATTCATGTGGAGCAGACGTACTCTGAAAACGTGTACACCATGCGCGGTCACGATCTTCACGAACGAACAGATCGAGAGGATGAGAGCGGTTGGGAGGAAGGCGTACGAGTTGAGCGAGCCTTACCGCTCTGTTCCAAGCGACTAGGTTTGATTGGAAAAGCTGATGTAGTCGAGTTTCATGGAGAGACCCCCTATCCCGTCGAATACAAATCTGGGTCGAACCGGCGATACGAGAATGATGATTTGCAGCTCTGCGCTCAAGCGCTGTGTCTGGAAGAAATGCTGAGCAGCGATGTTCCGCGTGGCGCCATCTTTCATCACAAATCTAGAAGGCGACGTGAAGTGATCTTTACGCCGGCATTGCGAATTCGGGTGGAAGAGGTCGTGACGGCGATTCGCGCGATGTTGGGCGACAAGATTCTTCCCTCTCCGGTGAATGATCAACGTTGTGAACACTGTTCATTGAATGAGACCTGTATGCCGTCGGTCATCGGCGAGCAGCAGCGAGCTGCAGCGTTGGTCCGTACGCTGTTTGTCATATCGGAACCGAGCTGA
- the cas7c gene encoding type I-C CRISPR-associated protein Cas7/Csd2, whose amino-acid sequence MSAIKNRYEFLYLFDCENGNPNGDPDAGNSPRIDAEDMHGLVSDVAIKRRVRNYIQAAFGNQAPNAIFVEHSSNLNKPITAAHEATGGSPAGGGNRTQVGKARDWMCQQFFDVRTFGAVMSTGPNAGQVRGPVQVAFSRSVDPILPMDVSITRMAVAEKVSGATSVADYQKWENEQEEDKLRTMGRKALIPYGLYVAKGFVSANLAQGTLFSEDDLTHLWEALAGMWDHDRSASKGMMSRRGLFVFKHVGTDSNAEQRKRQAMLGCAPAQALLDVGRVIDVKRNESAMKEDKIGSPRKFAHYTVTTNVANLPKGVELWVWDDSKGTLIKLS is encoded by the coding sequence ATGAGCGCTATTAAAAACCGTTACGAATTTTTGTATCTCTTCGATTGCGAAAACGGCAATCCGAACGGCGACCCAGATGCCGGCAACAGCCCACGCATTGACGCGGAAGACATGCACGGGCTGGTTTCAGATGTGGCCATCAAGCGGCGGGTGCGCAATTACATACAGGCCGCGTTTGGCAATCAGGCACCCAATGCTATTTTTGTCGAGCATTCATCCAACCTAAATAAGCCGATTACTGCGGCGCATGAAGCAACGGGCGGTTCCCCTGCTGGTGGTGGAAACAGAACACAAGTTGGAAAAGCTCGAGATTGGATGTGCCAACAGTTTTTCGATGTGCGGACCTTTGGCGCGGTTATGTCCACCGGTCCCAACGCCGGACAAGTGCGAGGCCCGGTGCAGGTGGCGTTTTCACGTTCAGTTGATCCAATTCTGCCGATGGATGTTTCAATTACCCGCATGGCTGTTGCGGAAAAAGTATCCGGTGCCACGTCGGTTGCGGACTACCAGAAATGGGAAAACGAACAAGAAGAAGACAAGCTCCGCACCATGGGCCGTAAGGCGCTGATTCCCTATGGTCTCTATGTTGCCAAAGGGTTCGTATCCGCCAATCTTGCCCAAGGAACGCTATTTTCAGAAGACGACCTCACTCATCTGTGGGAGGCATTGGCAGGCATGTGGGATCACGACCGCTCCGCATCTAAAGGCATGATGTCCCGCCGGGGGTTGTTTGTGTTTAAACATGTGGGCACCGACAGCAATGCGGAACAGCGTAAGCGTCAAGCCATGCTCGGCTGTGCGCCTGCACAAGCGTTGTTGGACGTCGGCCGCGTCATCGACGTGAAGCGCAATGAATCGGCAATGAAAGAAGACAAGATCGGAAGCCCCCGCAAGTTCGCGCATTATACGGTAACAACGAATGTGGCCAATCTACCGAAAGGCGTGGAGTTGTGGGTGTGGGATGACAGCAAGGGTACGCTTATCAAGCTGTCGTAG
- the cas8c gene encoding type I-C CRISPR-associated protein Cas8c/Csd1: MLQALMNYGNRLDSEPGFRTREVRWCVELAADGRFLNVLPLGDGKRGVMQPRCTEMPGTNAGGKSHFLVETVQTVALLFKSNEEAEKIVNTKNKHRFFVDLLRKASGSIPTLIPVVSALEDDGLLAKLREALTQHKAKPADWLGWRVDGVDPREEKTVQAWWREWRKKDMEEGQPNSRSSDEGDMVCFLTGNATQALPTHPKITGLSGVGGLSMGDVMVGFDKAAFGSFGLDQSANAAMSAEAAQKYVDGLNDLIRSHSRKLANALVVHWFKEQVVPQDDPLEWVSGFESKEQTEAAALGAARRLLESIRKGERVDLGNNHYYALVLSGASGRVMVRDWMEGPFEDLVRNVEAWFADLAIVARDGKGQAHDPKFMAVCGALVRELKDLPAPTSATLWKVAVQRLPIPQPLMVQALARFRSNLVDKDQPPFNHACMGLIKAYFVRLKSGGDHTMTAYLNPNHPEPAYHCGRLLAVFSNLQRAALGDVGAGVVQRYYAAASQTPGLILGRLTSNARNHLGKLEGGLAWWYENQIADVMGHLGDGAPRILDLNGQGLFALGYYQQLAALRSSKKTNETV; the protein is encoded by the coding sequence ATGCTGCAAGCACTGATGAATTATGGAAACAGGCTTGATTCTGAACCCGGCTTCAGGACCCGTGAAGTGCGCTGGTGCGTCGAACTGGCCGCTGACGGACGGTTTCTGAATGTGTTGCCGCTGGGCGATGGCAAACGTGGGGTGATGCAACCTCGTTGCACGGAAATGCCAGGCACAAATGCGGGCGGTAAATCCCATTTTCTCGTGGAAACGGTGCAAACGGTGGCGCTTCTGTTCAAGAGCAATGAAGAGGCCGAAAAGATTGTCAACACCAAGAACAAACACCGATTCTTTGTTGATCTGCTCCGCAAGGCTTCAGGCTCGATTCCCACGCTCATTCCGGTTGTAAGTGCGTTGGAAGATGATGGTCTGCTCGCGAAACTTCGTGAAGCTCTGACTCAGCACAAAGCCAAGCCTGCCGATTGGCTGGGCTGGCGGGTGGATGGTGTCGATCCGCGTGAGGAAAAAACTGTTCAGGCTTGGTGGCGCGAATGGCGAAAGAAGGATATGGAAGAAGGCCAGCCAAATTCTAGGTCTTCTGACGAGGGCGACATGGTCTGTTTCCTCACGGGTAATGCAACTCAAGCTTTGCCAACCCATCCTAAGATTACAGGGCTATCTGGCGTTGGTGGCTTGAGCATGGGCGATGTGATGGTGGGTTTCGATAAAGCTGCGTTTGGTTCTTTCGGTTTAGATCAATCGGCCAACGCCGCCATGAGCGCCGAAGCTGCTCAGAAATATGTGGATGGCCTCAACGACTTGATTCGCAGCCACTCCCGCAAGCTCGCCAACGCGTTGGTCGTTCACTGGTTCAAGGAACAGGTTGTCCCACAAGACGATCCTCTGGAATGGGTGAGCGGTTTCGAGTCGAAGGAACAGACGGAGGCGGCTGCACTGGGGGCTGCGCGTCGTCTGCTTGAATCCATCCGCAAAGGCGAACGCGTTGATTTGGGCAACAACCATTACTACGCACTGGTGCTCTCGGGTGCATCAGGGCGAGTGATGGTGCGCGACTGGATGGAAGGACCTTTCGAGGATTTGGTGCGTAATGTCGAAGCATGGTTTGCCGATCTCGCCATTGTCGCCCGCGACGGCAAAGGGCAAGCTCATGATCCCAAGTTCATGGCAGTGTGTGGAGCATTGGTGCGCGAACTGAAGGACTTGCCCGCGCCTACCAGCGCTACGCTATGGAAGGTGGCAGTGCAGCGTCTACCCATCCCGCAACCGTTAATGGTGCAGGCGCTAGCGAGGTTCCGTTCCAATCTGGTCGATAAAGACCAGCCTCCGTTCAACCACGCCTGCATGGGGCTTATCAAAGCCTATTTTGTTCGACTTAAATCTGGAGGTGATCACACCATGACTGCGTATCTTAACCCCAATCATCCAGAACCAGCCTACCACTGCGGGCGGTTACTGGCAGTATTTTCAAATTTACAACGCGCCGCACTGGGCGACGTGGGCGCAGGCGTAGTGCAACGCTACTACGCTGCCGCTAGCCAGACTCCGGGACTGATTCTCGGCCGCTTGACCAGCAATGCGCGTAACCACTTGGGCAAGCTCGAAGGCGGCTTGGCTTGGTGGTACGAAAATCAGATCGCCGATGTGATGGGTCACTTGGGCGACGGCGCACCACGCATTCTTGACCTCAACGGTCAGGGGTTATTTGCCCTCGGTTACTACCAGCAACTTGCCGCACTGCGATCAAGCAAGAAAACCAACGAAACCGTATAA
- the cas5c gene encoding type I-C CRISPR-associated protein Cas5c, with amino-acid sequence MANGTHTLEVWGDFACFTRPEMKVERFSYPVITPSAARGIFDAIYWDGLRERQGRESIMRPYFHWQLIRIEVLELPRYIALRRNEVKDKVPADRTLKAWMEGREQPEPIWADGGKDELGTDQKGRTQRQTMALKNVRYRLTAKIVPKPVFSHDYGKFNACFERRAKQGKCFQQPYFGCREFPAFFEYVESSDAKSQSRAAMDQHLGFMLYDVFDLRKDTVKDTDKPFITLFDAHIRNGVLEVPPFDSSVVKKPGRQ; translated from the coding sequence ATGGCTAACGGCACACACACATTGGAAGTCTGGGGCGACTTCGCCTGCTTTACGCGGCCAGAAATGAAGGTCGAGCGTTTCTCCTACCCGGTCATCACGCCTTCTGCGGCACGTGGCATCTTCGACGCCATCTACTGGGATGGACTACGGGAACGGCAAGGCAGGGAAAGCATTATGCGTCCCTATTTCCACTGGCAGCTAATTCGTATCGAGGTGCTGGAACTGCCGCGCTACATTGCCTTGCGGCGGAACGAAGTAAAGGACAAAGTGCCTGCGGATCGTACGCTCAAGGCGTGGATGGAAGGGCGCGAGCAACCCGAACCCATCTGGGCGGACGGCGGCAAGGATGAGCTTGGTACCGATCAGAAGGGCCGTACACAGCGTCAAACTATGGCGCTCAAGAACGTGCGTTACCGACTCACGGCGAAGATCGTTCCCAAGCCAGTCTTCAGTCACGACTACGGCAAGTTCAACGCCTGTTTCGAGCGTCGCGCTAAGCAGGGCAAATGCTTTCAGCAACCCTATTTCGGCTGTCGAGAATTCCCCGCGTTCTTTGAGTATGTGGAATCGTCAGATGCCAAAAGCCAGTCACGCGCTGCCATGGATCAGCATCTGGGTTTTATGCTCTACGACGTGTTTGACCTGCGAAAGGACACGGTTAAGGATACCGACAAACCGTTCATCACTCTGTTTGATGCCCACATCCGCAACGGCGTACTGGAAGTTCCGCCGTTCGACAGCTCGGTGGTGAAAAAGCCGGGGAGGCAATAG
- a CDS encoding CRISPR-associated helicase/endonuclease Cas3 codes for MKLDYHTDAESQPRQYFAHSANGYGKWHKLAEHLTSVSKIAKEFLQGQSGAEEAALAGLLHDLGKYGERFQARLHGKDKGLDHWSQGASLALRHRAVAAALAIEGHHIGLQRGSKDSLRRLLPGNLSAAVLPGLALSEPDLERLESLAARDGIEFSAPSSFVLNSWAQAVSAMLDVRLLFSCLVDADFLDTESHFDGDAQEKHPRPEGPRLDPSAAIAALDAHMASLHAVTEAQIAVRKARENLWGAVMHAGLAERGVFTLTAPTGSGKTLAMLKFALEHAKKHGLKRIVLAVPFLTVIEQTARIYRAVFKASEDNFVLEHHSLAGLGVEAEQQDAEGASERQRRLLAENWDAPIVLTTNVQLLESLFSNRPSSCRKLHNLMNSVILFDEAQSLPQHLAVPTLAALSHLSAAYRSTVVFATATQPAFDTLNEAVRKHAVQGWQPIEAVPEHPALFAALKRVAVRWPEIGEKRTWTQLAAELRDVDQALVVVNLKRHALALLNEMDGTESEFHLSTNLCAEHRRVVMDKVRDQLAAGLPCRLVSTQCVEAGVDVDFPTVFRAMAPLDSIAQAAGRCNREGRLNEQGRLGEVVVFEPDEEAGWRKRFPTHNYYQATQVTQALLKLHDNNLDINDPEVFRAYYHRLYNLNDPASQNADLTRAIQELDFVEIAKVYRLIVQDAIQVLVPWVSRHDEFLELRREADRQGISANWMRRAQGLAVSVYRTNDGSPAWAIPAKLRRGGVSDEWFILEGDFYDDTIGLNPPKGEQVFIA; via the coding sequence ATGAAGCTTGATTATCACACAGACGCTGAGTCCCAACCACGCCAGTACTTCGCACACAGCGCGAACGGATATGGGAAATGGCATAAGTTAGCGGAGCATCTCACCAGCGTCTCGAAGATCGCAAAAGAATTCCTGCAAGGACAGAGCGGTGCTGAAGAAGCGGCACTCGCTGGTTTATTGCACGATCTTGGGAAATATGGCGAACGCTTTCAGGCACGGTTGCACGGCAAAGATAAGGGGTTGGACCATTGGTCACAGGGTGCATCGTTGGCTCTGAGGCACCGTGCAGTTGCCGCTGCGTTAGCTATCGAAGGTCATCACATTGGCTTGCAGCGCGGGAGTAAAGATTCCTTAAGGCGGTTACTGCCAGGCAATCTCTCTGCCGCTGTTTTACCAGGGTTAGCCCTCAGTGAACCCGACCTGGAACGCCTGGAGTCTCTTGCCGCCAGGGATGGAATTGAATTCAGCGCACCATCTAGTTTTGTTCTTAACTCGTGGGCGCAAGCCGTCTCCGCCATGCTTGATGTGCGGCTGCTCTTTTCGTGTCTGGTGGATGCGGACTTTCTCGACACCGAGTCGCACTTCGATGGTGACGCACAGGAGAAGCATCCACGCCCTGAAGGCCCAAGGCTGGATCCCAGTGCAGCAATTGCCGCGCTTGATGCTCACATGGCCTCGTTGCACGCCGTCACTGAAGCACAGATTGCGGTGCGGAAGGCACGGGAAAACTTGTGGGGTGCAGTAATGCATGCAGGCCTGGCGGAGCGTGGCGTGTTCACGTTGACCGCGCCGACCGGTTCAGGCAAGACGCTGGCGATGCTCAAGTTCGCGCTGGAACACGCGAAGAAGCATGGACTGAAGAGGATCGTTCTGGCTGTCCCTTTCTTGACTGTCATTGAGCAGACGGCGCGTATCTATCGAGCGGTATTCAAGGCATCCGAGGATAATTTCGTATTGGAACACCATAGTCTGGCTGGGTTGGGGGTAGAAGCGGAGCAGCAGGATGCCGAAGGAGCGAGCGAACGTCAGCGCCGTTTGCTCGCGGAAAATTGGGATGCGCCAATCGTGTTGACCACCAACGTGCAGTTGTTGGAGTCGCTTTTCTCCAACCGCCCGTCCAGTTGTCGCAAGCTGCATAACCTAATGAACTCGGTCATCCTGTTCGACGAGGCGCAGAGTCTGCCTCAGCACTTGGCGGTACCTACCTTGGCGGCGCTGTCTCACCTGTCGGCGGCCTATCGCTCCACCGTAGTTTTTGCCACCGCGACACAACCCGCGTTCGATACTCTGAACGAGGCCGTAAGAAAGCACGCCGTGCAAGGCTGGCAACCGATCGAGGCCGTACCGGAACACCCAGCACTATTCGCGGCACTGAAACGTGTCGCCGTGCGCTGGCCGGAAATTGGTGAGAAGCGCACTTGGACTCAACTCGCGGCTGAATTGCGAGACGTGGATCAGGCATTGGTGGTGGTTAACCTTAAACGCCACGCACTCGCTCTGCTCAATGAGATGGACGGGACGGAAAGCGAGTTCCATCTCTCAACCAACTTGTGTGCTGAACACCGACGGGTGGTGATGGATAAGGTCAGGGATCAACTTGCAGCCGGACTTCCCTGCCGCCTTGTTTCCACCCAATGTGTTGAAGCAGGAGTGGACGTGGATTTCCCCACCGTCTTCCGTGCTATGGCGCCATTAGATTCTATTGCACAAGCGGCAGGACGCTGTAACCGGGAAGGCAGGCTCAATGAGCAGGGCCGTCTTGGCGAGGTTGTGGTCTTTGAACCGGATGAGGAGGCTGGATGGAGAAAACGGTTTCCCACGCATAACTACTATCAGGCGACTCAAGTCACACAAGCCTTGCTCAAGCTGCACGACAATAATCTGGATATCAACGACCCCGAAGTCTTCCGGGCCTATTATCACCGGCTCTACAATCTGAACGATCCAGCCAGTCAGAATGCTGATCTTACAAGAGCGATTCAGGAGCTCGATTTTGTGGAGATTGCCAAGGTATACCGCCTCATTGTTCAGGATGCCATTCAAGTGCTGGTGCCATGGGTGAGCCGACACGACGAATTCCTGGAATTGCGAAGGGAAGCCGATCGACAAGGCATCAGCGCCAACTGGATGCGCCGCGCCCAAGGGCTTGCCGTCAGTGTCTATCGCACCAATGACGGCTCACCCGCCTGGGCAATTCCGGCGAAGTTGCGGCGCGGTGGCGTCTCCGACGAGTGGTTCATTCTTGAAGGAGATTTTTACGACGATACCATCGGGTTGAATCCACCCAAAGGCGAACAGGTGTTCATTGCATAG
- a CDS encoding caspase family protein — MVKTTSSSSSKPKGLSLHIGLNAVSPAAYGGWSGDLAACEFDAKDMAAIAASRGMKSTVLLTKKGTRAKTLAAMRKAAKALRKGDFFFLTYSGHGGQVPDVTGEEADKQDETWCLYDGQLIDDELYFELSRFAAGVRILVFSDSCHSGTVTRNRPPQVDPAAPVRRSRMMPISVGLRTYREHQQFYDSLQKNVAKAAGKVSAADPDSVLAQLAVSPRLTAIAKDFKASVILISGCQDNQTSMDGEQNGAFTEQLLKVWNHGNYSGNYAQFHAAIRAELPASQTPNLFTLGAAARFVRQRPFTV, encoded by the coding sequence ATGGTAAAGACCACGTCGTCATCCAGCAGCAAACCGAAGGGACTGTCCCTGCACATCGGCCTGAACGCCGTGAGCCCCGCCGCATACGGTGGCTGGAGCGGCGACCTGGCGGCCTGTGAGTTCGATGCCAAGGATATGGCGGCGATCGCCGCCTCGCGCGGCATGAAATCCACCGTCCTGCTGACCAAAAAGGGAACACGCGCCAAGACACTGGCGGCCATGCGCAAGGCCGCCAAGGCACTGCGGAAAGGCGATTTCTTTTTTCTGACCTATTCAGGCCACGGCGGACAGGTCCCCGACGTCACGGGTGAAGAAGCGGACAAGCAGGACGAAACCTGGTGCCTGTATGACGGCCAGCTGATCGACGATGAGTTGTACTTCGAATTGAGCCGCTTCGCGGCGGGCGTGCGCATTCTGGTGTTCTCCGACAGCTGCCATAGCGGCACCGTCACCCGCAACCGGCCGCCCCAGGTCGATCCTGCCGCACCGGTCAGGCGCTCGAGAATGATGCCGATCTCCGTCGGCCTCCGCACCTATCGCGAGCACCAGCAGTTCTACGACAGCTTGCAGAAGAACGTCGCGAAAGCGGCCGGCAAGGTCTCTGCGGCAGACCCGGATAGCGTGCTCGCCCAATTGGCCGTGAGCCCGCGTTTGACCGCGATCGCGAAAGATTTCAAAGCATCCGTCATCCTCATCTCGGGATGCCAGGATAACCAGACCTCCATGGACGGAGAGCAGAACGGAGCGTTCACCGAACAGTTGCTGAAGGTCTGGAACCATGGGAACTACAGCGGGAACTACGCCCAGTTCCACGCGGCCATCAGGGCGGAATTGCCGGCGAGCCAGACACCGAATCTCTTTACGCTCGGAGCGGCCGCCCGTTTTGTGCGCCAGCGCCCTTTCACGGTGTGA